One Corvus moneduloides isolate bCorMon1 chromosome Z, bCorMon1.pri, whole genome shotgun sequence genomic window carries:
- the ARL14EPL gene encoding ARL14 effector protein-like isoform X2, with protein sequence MSDLVEENCEKSYSSQETSAEKNVSPAKDCSIRHRKLMKNKTHNSASHMTTCELHATVPESCIQSHDCSISGQDAQSQKLEKQLKCLAFQNPGPQVADFNPETRKQKKKACMSQMKQNFFYESKFTKKYDKHGRLLYNDIDLCDCLEMDCLGCFYPCPKCNSNKCGPECRCNRKWVYDTIETEAGDVISVLPFFVPD encoded by the exons ATGAGTGATCTCGTGGAAGAAAACTGTGAGAAGAGCTATTCTTCCCAGGAaacatctgcagaaaaaaatgtgtctcCTGCTAAGGACTGCTCAATAAGACACAGAAAATTG aTGAAGAACAAAACACATAATTCTGCCTCTCACATGACAACTTGCGAACTCCATGCCACTGTACCAGAGTCATGCATTCAGAGTCATGATTGTTCCATCTCCGGTCAGGATGCACAGTCG CAAAAACTCGAGAAACAATTAAAATGCTTAGCCTTTCAAAATCCAGGACCTCAGGTAGCTGACTTCAATCCTGAAactagaaagcagaaaaagaaagcatgcATGTCAcagatgaaacaaaattttttttatgagtCCAA ATTTACAAAGAAGTACGACAAACATGGCAGGCTGCTTTACAATGACATAGATTTATGTGACTGCCTGGAAATGGACTGCCTGGGTTGCTTCTATCCTTGCCCCAAATGCAATTCAAACAAATGTGGACCAGAATGTCGCTGCAATAGAAAATGGGTTTATGATACAATTGAGACTGAAGCAGGGGATGTGATCAGTGTGCTACCATTTTTTGTCCCTGACTGA
- the ARL14EPL gene encoding ARL14 effector protein-like isoform X1, translating into MCVFHKGGQMSDLVEENCEKSYSSQETSAEKNVSPAKDCSIRHRKLMKNKTHNSASHMTTCELHATVPESCIQSHDCSISGQDAQSQKLEKQLKCLAFQNPGPQVADFNPETRKQKKKACMSQMKQNFFYESKFTKKYDKHGRLLYNDIDLCDCLEMDCLGCFYPCPKCNSNKCGPECRCNRKWVYDTIETEAGDVISVLPFFVPD; encoded by the exons ATGTGCGTATTTCACAAGGGTGGTCAAATGAGTGATCTCGTGGAAGAAAACTGTGAGAAGAGCTATTCTTCCCAGGAaacatctgcagaaaaaaatgtgtctcCTGCTAAGGACTGCTCAATAAGACACAGAAAATTG aTGAAGAACAAAACACATAATTCTGCCTCTCACATGACAACTTGCGAACTCCATGCCACTGTACCAGAGTCATGCATTCAGAGTCATGATTGTTCCATCTCCGGTCAGGATGCACAGTCG CAAAAACTCGAGAAACAATTAAAATGCTTAGCCTTTCAAAATCCAGGACCTCAGGTAGCTGACTTCAATCCTGAAactagaaagcagaaaaagaaagcatgcATGTCAcagatgaaacaaaattttttttatgagtCCAA ATTTACAAAGAAGTACGACAAACATGGCAGGCTGCTTTACAATGACATAGATTTATGTGACTGCCTGGAAATGGACTGCCTGGGTTGCTTCTATCCTTGCCCCAAATGCAATTCAAACAAATGTGGACCAGAATGTCGCTGCAATAGAAAATGGGTTTATGATACAATTGAGACTGAAGCAGGGGATGTGATCAGTGTGCTACCATTTTTTGTCCCTGACTGA